A single window of Streptomyces cathayae DNA harbors:
- the rlmN gene encoding 23S rRNA (adenine(2503)-C(2))-methyltransferase RlmN, with the protein MPKPGELTFVAPRGAKKPPRHLADLTPAERKEAVAAAGEKPFRAKQLSQHYFARYAHDPEQWTDIPAGSRAKLQEALLPELMTVVRHLSTDQGTTRKTLWRLFDGTLVESVLMRYPDRVTMCISSQAGCGMNCPFCATGQAGLDRNLSTAEIVHQIVDGMRALRDGEVPGGPARLSNIVFMGMGEPLANYNRVVGSIRRLTDPEPDGLGLSQRGITVSTVGLVPAIHRFSDEGFKCRLAISLHAPDDELRDTLVPVNTRWKVREVLDAGFEYAARSGRRLSIEYALIRDINDQAWRGDRLGRLLKGRPVHVNLIPLNPTPGSRWTASRPEDEKAFVEAIAAHGVPVTVRDTRGQEIDGACGQLAASER; encoded by the coding sequence ATGCCTAAGCCCGGAGAACTCACCTTTGTCGCGCCGCGCGGAGCCAAGAAGCCGCCGCGGCACCTTGCCGACCTCACACCGGCCGAGCGCAAGGAGGCGGTCGCAGCGGCCGGTGAGAAGCCGTTCCGCGCCAAGCAGCTCTCACAGCACTACTTCGCCCGGTACGCGCACGACCCGGAGCAGTGGACCGACATCCCCGCCGGCTCCCGCGCCAAGCTCCAGGAGGCGCTGCTTCCCGAGCTGATGACGGTGGTCCGGCATCTGTCGACCGACCAGGGCACCACCCGCAAGACGCTGTGGAGGCTGTTCGACGGAACCCTCGTCGAGTCGGTGCTCATGCGGTACCCGGACCGGGTGACGATGTGCATCAGCTCGCAGGCCGGCTGCGGCATGAACTGCCCCTTCTGCGCGACCGGGCAGGCCGGGCTCGACCGGAACCTGTCCACGGCGGAGATCGTGCACCAGATCGTGGACGGCATGCGGGCGCTGCGGGACGGCGAGGTTCCCGGAGGGCCCGCCCGGCTGAGCAACATCGTCTTCATGGGGATGGGCGAGCCGCTCGCCAACTACAACCGGGTGGTGGGTTCGATCCGCCGCCTGACCGACCCGGAGCCCGACGGGCTCGGGCTGTCGCAGCGCGGGATCACCGTCTCGACCGTCGGGCTGGTGCCGGCGATCCACCGGTTCTCCGACGAGGGCTTCAAGTGCCGCCTCGCCATCTCCCTGCACGCGCCCGACGACGAGCTGCGCGACACCCTCGTCCCCGTGAACACGCGGTGGAAGGTGCGCGAGGTCCTCGACGCCGGTTTCGAGTACGCGGCCAGGTCGGGGCGGCGGCTGTCCATCGAGTACGCGCTGATCCGGGACATCAACGACCAGGCGTGGCGTGGTGACCGGCTCGGGCGGCTGCTGAAGGGCAGGCCCGTGCACGTCAACCTCATCCCGCTCAACCCGACGCCCGGCTCCCGGTGGACCGCCTCGCGGCCCGAGGACGAGAAGGCGTTCGTGGAGGCGATCGCCGCGCACGGTGTGCCGGTGACGGTCCGGGACACCCGTGGACAGGAGATCGACGGGGCCTGTGGCCAGCTCGCCGCGAGCGAGAGGTAG
- a CDS encoding phosphatidate cytidylyltransferase, translating to MNDSSWGAPPQAGYWRPPEQGPVQGAVPAGPPYDAHYAQQTRPMPIVPDLPEHGADQDMDRETARLSGPLFPDETTRARPHPGEMPQNPEPMPDAPQPAPPPQKKSAGRDLGAAIGVGVGLGALIAVSLFVVKAAFVGVVAAAVVVGLWELTKRLEERKGILAPLVPLALGGAAMVVAGYVRGAEGAWVAMAFTALAVLVWRMIQPPENYLRDVTAGVFAAFYVPFLATFVTMMLAADDGHWRVLVFLLLTVISDTGAYAVGWRFGTHKLAPRISPGKTREGLLGAVGFAMAAGALCMQFLIDDGTWWQGLLLGLAVAVSATLGDLGESMIKRDLGIKDMGTLLPGHGGIMDRLDSLLPTAPVVWLLLVLFVGS from the coding sequence ATGAACGACTCTTCCTGGGGGGCGCCGCCGCAGGCCGGGTACTGGAGGCCGCCCGAGCAGGGGCCCGTCCAGGGAGCTGTCCCGGCGGGTCCCCCGTACGATGCGCACTACGCGCAGCAGACTCGCCCCATGCCCATCGTGCCCGACCTGCCCGAACACGGCGCCGATCAGGACATGGACCGGGAGACCGCTCGGCTGAGCGGCCCTCTGTTCCCAGACGAGACGACGCGGGCGCGCCCCCATCCGGGGGAGATGCCGCAGAATCCGGAGCCCATGCCCGACGCCCCGCAGCCGGCACCCCCGCCGCAGAAGAAGAGCGCGGGACGCGACCTGGGTGCCGCGATAGGGGTCGGTGTCGGGCTCGGCGCGCTGATCGCCGTGTCGCTGTTCGTCGTCAAGGCGGCCTTCGTCGGTGTCGTCGCGGCCGCCGTCGTGGTGGGCCTGTGGGAGCTGACCAAGCGGCTGGAGGAACGCAAGGGGATCCTGGCGCCGCTCGTGCCGCTGGCGCTCGGCGGTGCCGCCATGGTCGTCGCCGGGTACGTCCGGGGAGCCGAGGGTGCGTGGGTCGCCATGGCGTTCACCGCGCTGGCGGTGCTGGTCTGGCGGATGATCCAACCGCCCGAGAACTATCTCAGGGACGTCACGGCGGGGGTCTTCGCCGCGTTCTACGTGCCGTTCCTGGCGACCTTCGTCACGATGATGCTGGCCGCGGACGACGGGCACTGGCGGGTCCTGGTGTTCCTGCTGCTCACGGTCATCAGTGACACCGGTGCGTACGCCGTCGGCTGGCGCTTCGGCACGCACAAGCTCGCCCCGCGCATCAGTCCCGGCAAGACCCGTGAGGGCCTGCTGGGCGCGGTCGGGTTCGCGATGGCGGCGGGCGCGCTGTGCATGCAGTTCCTGATCGACGACGGCACCTGGTGGCAGGGGCTGCTGCTCGGCCTCGCGGTCGCCGTCAGCGCCACCCTCGGCGACCTGGGCGAGTCCATGATCAAGCGGGACCTGGGCATCAAGGACATGGGCACCCTGCTCCCCGGCCACGGCGGCATCATGGACCGCCTGGACTCCCTGCTGCCCACGGCCCCGGTGGTGTGGCTGCTGCTGGTCCTGTTCGTCGGCAGCTGA
- the frr gene encoding ribosome recycling factor: MIEETLLEAEEKMEKAVVVAKEDFAAIRTGRAHPAMFNKIVADYYGALTPINQLASFSVPEPRMAVVTPFDKSALRNIEQAIRDSDLGVNPSNDGNIIRVVFPELTEERRRDYIKVAKAKAEDAKVSIRAVRRKAKDGVDKMIKDGEVGEDEGRRAEKELDDTTAKYVAQVDELLKHKEAELLEV; this comes from the coding sequence GTGATCGAAGAGACCCTCCTCGAGGCCGAGGAGAAAATGGAGAAGGCCGTCGTGGTCGCCAAGGAGGACTTCGCCGCGATCCGCACCGGTCGTGCGCACCCGGCGATGTTCAACAAGATCGTGGCCGACTACTACGGCGCGCTGACGCCGATCAACCAGCTGGCCTCGTTCTCCGTGCCCGAGCCGCGCATGGCCGTGGTGACGCCGTTCGACAAGAGCGCCCTGCGCAACATCGAACAGGCCATCCGCGACTCCGACCTGGGCGTCAACCCGAGCAACGACGGCAACATCATCCGCGTGGTGTTCCCCGAGCTCACCGAGGAGCGCCGCCGCGACTACATCAAGGTGGCCAAGGCCAAGGCCGAGGACGCCAAGGTCTCCATCCGCGCCGTGCGCCGCAAGGCCAAGGACGGCGTCGACAAGATGATCAAGGACGGCGAGGTCGGCGAGGACGAGGGCCGCCGTGCGGAGAAGGAGCTCGACGACACCACCGCGAAGTACGTCGCGCAGGTGGACGAGCTCCTGAAGCACAAGGAAGCGGAACTGCTCGAAGTCTGA
- the pyrH gene encoding UMP kinase, with translation MTTRAEKSDDGKVRGRFLLKLSGEAFSGGGGLGVDPDVVHAVAREIAAVVRDGAQIAAVIGGGNFFRGAELQQRGMDRARSDYMGMLGTVMNCLALQDFLEKEGVDCRVQTAITMGQVAEPYIPLRAVRHLEKGRVVIFGAGMGMPYFSTDTTAAQRALEIDAEALLMGKNGVDGVYDSDPKTNPDAVKFDHLGYGEVITRDLKVADATAVTLCRDNKLPIVVFELLTEGNIARAVKGEKIGTLVGDQTDRN, from the coding sequence ATGACCACCAGGGCCGAGAAGAGCGACGACGGCAAAGTACGCGGCCGGTTTCTGCTGAAGCTGTCCGGAGAGGCATTCTCCGGTGGCGGCGGCCTTGGCGTCGATCCCGACGTGGTGCACGCCGTGGCACGCGAGATCGCGGCGGTCGTCCGGGACGGCGCGCAGATCGCCGCCGTCATCGGCGGCGGCAACTTCTTCCGCGGCGCGGAACTGCAGCAGCGCGGCATGGACCGGGCCCGCTCCGACTACATGGGCATGCTGGGCACCGTGATGAACTGCCTGGCGCTCCAGGACTTCCTGGAGAAGGAGGGCGTGGACTGCAGGGTGCAGACCGCCATCACCATGGGCCAGGTCGCGGAGCCCTACATCCCCCTGCGAGCCGTACGGCACCTGGAGAAGGGCCGCGTGGTCATCTTCGGTGCCGGTATGGGCATGCCGTACTTCTCCACCGACACCACCGCCGCCCAGCGCGCCCTGGAGATCGACGCCGAGGCGCTGCTGATGGGCAAGAACGGCGTGGACGGGGTCTACGACTCCGACCCGAAGACCAACCCCGACGCGGTGAAGTTCGACCACCTCGGGTACGGGGAGGTCATCACGCGTGACCTGAAGGTCGCCGACGCCACGGCCGTCACCCTGTGCCGCGACAACAAGCTCCCGATCGTCGTCTTCGAGCTGCTGACGGAGGGCAATATCGCGCGCGCCGTCAAGGGTGAGAAGATCGGCACACTTGTGGGTGACCAGACGGACCGGAACTGA